In Sphingomonas sp. PAMC26645, one DNA window encodes the following:
- the ftsY gene encoding signal recognition particle-docking protein FtsY has product MSTTPTWHDKLIGGFKRTSDRLVGNLAGLGGARLDDSTLDDIEEALIASDLGPETAGRIRRRLSEGSFERNMEELGIRVIVAEEVEKVLATVAKPIEIDAFPRPQVILVIGVNGSGKTTTIAKLAHLLMEQDYGVMLAAGDTFRAAAIGQLRTWAERVGVPIVTGPEGGDAAGVVWDAVKKATETGIDVLIVDTAGRLQNKRELMNELAKIRRVLGRINPESPHDIVLVLDATTGQNALQQIEVFKEVAGVTGLVMTKLDGTARGGVLVAAAEKYGLPIHAIGIGEGMTDLRPFDANEVSRIIAGVESVRK; this is encoded by the coding sequence ATGAGCACCACCCCCACCTGGCACGACAAGCTGATCGGCGGCTTCAAGCGCACCTCCGACCGGCTCGTCGGGAACCTCGCCGGCCTCGGCGGCGCGCGGCTCGACGATTCGACGCTCGACGACATCGAGGAGGCGCTGATCGCGTCCGATCTCGGTCCCGAGACCGCCGGCCGCATCCGCCGCCGCCTGTCCGAAGGCAGCTTCGAGCGCAACATGGAAGAACTCGGCATCCGCGTGATCGTCGCGGAGGAGGTCGAGAAAGTGCTTGCCACGGTCGCCAAGCCGATCGAGATCGACGCGTTCCCGCGTCCGCAGGTGATCCTCGTCATCGGCGTCAACGGCTCGGGCAAAACGACGACCATCGCCAAGCTCGCGCATCTGTTGATGGAGCAGGATTACGGCGTGATGCTGGCCGCGGGCGACACCTTCCGCGCCGCCGCGATCGGCCAGCTCCGCACCTGGGCCGAGCGCGTCGGCGTGCCGATCGTCACCGGCCCCGAGGGCGGCGACGCGGCGGGCGTGGTGTGGGACGCGGTCAAGAAGGCGACCGAGACGGGCATCGACGTACTGATCGTCGATACCGCCGGCCGCCTCCAGAACAAGCGCGAGTTGATGAACGAACTCGCCAAGATCCGCCGCGTGCTGGGTCGCATCAACCCGGAGAGCCCACACGACATTGTCCTCGTGCTCGACGCCACCACCGGCCAGAACGCGCTCCAGCAGATCGAAGTCTTCAAGGAAGTCGCCGGCGTCACCGGCCTCGTCATGACCAAGCTCGACGGTACCGCGCGCGGCGGCGTTCTCGTCGCGGCGGCGGAAAAATACGGCCTGCCGATCCACGCGATCGGCATCGGCGAGGGCATGACGGACCTGCGGCCGTTCGATGCGAACGAGGTGAGCCGGATCATCGCCGGGGTTGAGAGCGTCCGGAAGTAA
- a CDS encoding superoxide dismutase: protein MAFELPPLPYAYDALEPVIDQETMKFHHDKHHAAYTAKLNEGVEKDSALAGKSIEDILGMISSQPPLVRNNGGGFWNHDFFWKTMAAKNGQAPSGKLAEAIDRDFGGLDKLKEEFNTKGAGQFGSGWAWLIADASGKLKVTSTPNQDNPLMDDAKEPGTPLLGNDVWEHAYYLTYKNDRPGYLKAWWDIVNWDVVGERYAKVAG, encoded by the coding sequence ATGGCTTTCGAACTCCCACCGCTGCCGTATGCCTATGACGCGCTCGAGCCGGTGATCGACCAGGAAACGATGAAGTTTCATCACGACAAGCATCACGCGGCGTACACCGCGAAGCTGAACGAAGGCGTCGAGAAGGATTCCGCGCTGGCGGGCAAGTCGATCGAGGACATCCTCGGCATGATCTCGTCGCAGCCGCCGCTGGTCCGCAACAATGGCGGCGGTTTCTGGAACCACGACTTCTTCTGGAAGACGATGGCGGCCAAGAACGGCCAGGCACCGTCGGGCAAGCTCGCCGAGGCGATCGATCGCGACTTCGGCGGCCTCGACAAGCTGAAGGAAGAGTTCAACACCAAGGGTGCGGGGCAGTTCGGCTCGGGCTGGGCGTGGCTGATCGCGGATGCGAGCGGCAAGCTGAAGGTGACGAGCACGCCGAACCAGGACAACCCGCTGATGGACGACGCCAAGGAGCCCGGCACGCCGCTGCTCGGCAACGACGTCTGGGAGCACGCCTATTACCTGACGTACAAGAACGATCGTCCGGGCTATCTGAAGGCCTGGTGGGACATCGTGAACTGGGACGTCGTCGGTGAGCGTTACGCGAAGGTTGCGGGCTGA
- the ffh gene encoding signal recognition particle protein translates to MFESLSDRLGGVFDRLRGRGALTEADVRAAMREVRVALLEADVALPVAREFVEKATEKAIGQNVLRSVTPGQQVVKIVSDALVEMLGSDAVELELGVTPPAVIMMVGLQGSGKTTTTAKIAKRLAAGQANFGQAGRERKKVLMASLDVNRPNAQEQLATLGTQIDVATLPIVQGQQPVDIARRAMQAAKLQGYDVLMLDTAGRLHVDQALMDEMKAVADVANPAEILLVVDSLTGQDAVNVAQNFSDQVPLTGIVLTRMDGDARGGAALSMRAVTGKPIKFAGTGEKLDALEAFHPERVAGRILGMGDVVSLVERAAESIQAEDAERMAAKMAKGQFDMNDLRAQLAQMQRMGGLGALAGMIPGMKKAQGAVASVGGEKVLVHMDAMIGSMTIKERNKPELINAKRKIRIAKGSGTTVQEVNKLLKMHLEMSTAMKKIKKMGGMKGMMAMLGKGGMGGGLGGIGNAIGGPQMGDMLNKAGAGGLPGGGGGMGGGGLPGLGGPKMPQMPAGFDDFLKKK, encoded by the coding sequence ATGTTCGAAAGCCTGAGCGATCGACTTGGCGGCGTCTTCGACCGCCTTCGCGGCCGGGGTGCGCTGACCGAAGCGGACGTGCGTGCGGCGATGCGCGAGGTGCGCGTTGCGTTGCTCGAAGCCGACGTCGCGTTGCCCGTCGCGCGCGAGTTCGTCGAGAAGGCGACCGAGAAGGCGATCGGCCAGAACGTCCTGCGCTCGGTCACGCCGGGGCAGCAGGTCGTCAAGATCGTCAGCGATGCGCTGGTCGAGATGCTCGGCTCGGATGCCGTCGAGCTGGAGCTGGGTGTCACGCCGCCCGCCGTGATCATGATGGTCGGTCTCCAGGGTTCGGGCAAGACGACCACGACCGCCAAGATCGCCAAGCGGCTGGCGGCGGGGCAGGCCAATTTCGGACAGGCCGGTCGCGAGCGCAAGAAGGTGCTGATGGCGTCGCTCGACGTCAATCGCCCGAACGCGCAGGAGCAGCTGGCGACGCTCGGCACGCAGATCGACGTCGCGACTCTGCCGATCGTGCAGGGCCAGCAGCCGGTCGATATCGCCCGTCGCGCGATGCAGGCGGCCAAGCTGCAGGGCTATGACGTCCTGATGCTCGATACCGCGGGTCGACTCCATGTCGACCAGGCGTTGATGGACGAGATGAAGGCGGTCGCCGACGTTGCGAACCCGGCTGAGATTCTGCTCGTCGTCGACTCGCTGACCGGCCAGGATGCGGTCAACGTCGCGCAGAACTTCAGCGATCAGGTGCCGCTGACGGGTATCGTGCTGACCCGGATGGACGGCGATGCCCGAGGCGGCGCGGCGCTGTCGATGCGCGCGGTCACCGGCAAGCCGATCAAGTTCGCAGGGACCGGCGAGAAGCTCGATGCGCTCGAGGCGTTTCATCCCGAGCGCGTTGCCGGGCGCATCCTCGGCATGGGCGACGTCGTCAGCCTGGTCGAGCGTGCCGCGGAGTCGATCCAGGCCGAAGACGCCGAGCGCATGGCCGCCAAGATGGCCAAGGGTCAGTTCGACATGAACGACCTGCGTGCCCAGCTGGCGCAGATGCAGCGGATGGGCGGGCTCGGCGCGTTGGCGGGGATGATCCCCGGCATGAAGAAGGCGCAGGGCGCGGTCGCGTCGGTCGGTGGCGAAAAGGTGCTGGTGCACATGGACGCGATGATCGGATCGATGACGATCAAGGAGCGCAACAAGCCCGAACTGATCAACGCCAAGCGCAAGATCCGCATCGCCAAGGGCTCCGGGACGACCGTCCAGGAGGTCAACAAGCTGCTCAAGATGCACCTCGAAATGTCGACCGCCATGAAGAAGATCAAGAAGATGGGCGGCATGAAGGGCATGATGGCGATGCTCGGCAAGGGTGGCATGGGCGGCGGTCTTGGCGGCATCGGCAATGCGATCGGCGGGCCGCAGATGGGCGACATGCTCAACAAGGCTGGCGCTGGTGGCCTCCCGGGCGGTGGCGGCGGTATGGGCGGCGGCGGTCTGCCGGGGCTTGGTGGCCCCAAGATGCCGCAGATGCCTGCTGGTTTCGACGATTTTCTGAAGAAGAAATAA
- the mtaB gene encoding tRNA (N(6)-L-threonylcarbamoyladenosine(37)-C(2))-methylthiotransferase MtaB gives MPSAPQPEVISLGCRLNIAESETIRALVAGRDMVVVNSCAVTNAAVKATRVAIRRAKRDRPEAQIVVTGCAAQIDPASFSAMPEVDRVIGNADKLTSQAWQTEAPVVVSDIMQVRETAPHLAASFSAHARAFVEVQNGCDHRCTFCAIPFGRGPSRSVPAGAVVDRIAGLVDAGHREIVLTGVDLTSYGPDLPGAPTLGHLVERILHHVPALERLRLSSLDGIEIDDRLFALLTTERRIMPHVHLSLQAGDDMILKRMKRRHSRAESVALVERLKTARPDIAIGADLIAGFPTEDAAMFANTRALIDDCHIVHPHIFPYSPRAGTPAARMPQVEPEVRRHRAALLRDAGETARANWLQTLVGTSQDLLVERPGDRGHIGNFAEVMLDEPAIPGDIVRITITGATADRLSATREPS, from the coding sequence ATGCCATCTGCCCCGCAGCCAGAGGTCATCAGCCTCGGCTGCCGCCTCAACATCGCCGAAAGCGAGACCATCCGCGCGCTCGTCGCCGGGCGGGACATGGTCGTGGTCAACAGCTGCGCCGTCACCAACGCCGCGGTGAAGGCAACGCGCGTCGCGATCCGCCGCGCCAAACGCGACCGCCCCGAAGCACAAATCGTCGTCACCGGATGTGCTGCGCAGATCGACCCGGCCAGCTTCTCGGCAATGCCCGAAGTCGACCGCGTCATCGGCAATGCGGACAAGCTCACGTCGCAAGCGTGGCAAACCGAAGCCCCGGTCGTCGTCTCCGACATCATGCAGGTCCGCGAGACCGCCCCGCATCTCGCCGCCAGCTTCTCAGCGCACGCCCGCGCGTTCGTGGAAGTCCAGAACGGCTGCGACCACCGCTGCACCTTCTGCGCGATCCCGTTCGGCCGCGGCCCGAGCCGCTCGGTCCCGGCGGGCGCGGTCGTTGACCGGATCGCCGGCCTCGTCGACGCAGGCCACCGCGAGATCGTCCTCACCGGCGTAGACCTCACCAGCTACGGCCCCGACCTCCCCGGCGCGCCCACGCTGGGTCACCTCGTTGAACGCATCCTACATCACGTGCCCGCGCTCGAACGCCTGCGTCTATCCTCGCTCGACGGCATCGAGATCGACGACCGCCTCTTCGCGCTGCTGACGACCGAGCGCCGGATCATGCCGCACGTACACCTCTCATTGCAGGCCGGCGACGACATGATCCTCAAGCGCATGAAGCGCCGCCATTCGCGCGCCGAAAGCGTCGCGCTCGTCGAGCGACTCAAGACCGCCCGCCCCGACATCGCGATCGGCGCGGACCTGATCGCCGGCTTCCCGACCGAGGACGCGGCAATGTTCGCCAACACGCGCGCGCTGATCGACGACTGCCACATCGTCCACCCGCACATCTTCCCCTATTCGCCGCGTGCAGGCACCCCCGCCGCGCGGATGCCGCAGGTCGAGCCCGAAGTCCGCCGCCACCGCGCCGCCCTCCTGCGCGACGCCGGCGAAACGGCGCGAGCGAACTGGCTCCAAACCCTGGTCGGCACGTCGCAGGATCTACTTGTCGAACGCCCCGGCGACCGCGGGCACATCGGCAATTTCGCAGAAGTCATGCTGGACGAACCCGCCATACCCGGCGACATCGTCCGCATCACGATCACCGGCGCCACGGCCGACCGCCTCAGCGCAACACGAGAACCATCATGA
- a CDS encoding NAD(P)/FAD-dependent oxidoreductase translates to MDDCIIIGAGPAGLTAAIYLARFHLSIRLFDCGSSRAALIPCTHNHAGYPEGIRGTDLLARMLAQAETYGAVREGMRVDAIEVDDDGFTVRLGDRRARARSVLLATGVVNNRPDMPDAIHDEALEAGLLRYCPICDGYEVTDKRVGIIGTGDHGMREALFLRGYTKDVTLIAPEGSHDLDPACEAALDEAGIVRVGGPCGNYAIEADKLALDTVEGRLSFDSIYPALGSVIRSELAVAAGARASEDGCLEVDSHQRTSIPGLFAAGDVVKGLDQISHAMGEAGVAATTIRNMLAEQRPLRR, encoded by the coding sequence ATGGACGATTGCATCATCATCGGCGCCGGCCCGGCAGGCCTGACCGCAGCCATCTATCTCGCCCGGTTCCACCTCTCGATCCGCCTGTTCGATTGCGGCAGCAGTCGCGCCGCGCTGATCCCGTGCACGCACAACCATGCCGGCTATCCCGAAGGCATCCGCGGCACGGACCTGCTAGCACGGATGCTGGCACAGGCGGAGACTTACGGTGCAGTGCGCGAGGGCATGAGGGTCGATGCGATCGAGGTCGACGACGACGGCTTCACCGTACGGCTCGGCGACCGCCGCGCGCGAGCCCGGAGCGTGCTGCTCGCCACCGGAGTCGTGAACAACCGCCCCGACATGCCCGACGCGATCCACGACGAAGCGCTAGAAGCGGGGTTACTCCGCTACTGCCCGATCTGCGACGGCTACGAAGTCACCGACAAGCGCGTAGGCATCATCGGCACCGGCGACCACGGCATGCGCGAGGCCCTGTTCCTGCGCGGTTACACAAAGGACGTGACGCTGATCGCGCCCGAGGGGAGCCACGATCTCGATCCGGCATGCGAAGCGGCGCTAGACGAAGCCGGAATCGTCCGCGTCGGTGGTCCCTGCGGCAACTATGCGATAGAGGCCGACAAGCTGGCGCTCGACACGGTCGAAGGGCGGTTGTCGTTCGACAGCATCTATCCAGCGCTCGGATCTGTCATCCGTTCGGAACTGGCCGTCGCAGCAGGCGCACGCGCATCCGAGGACGGGTGCCTGGAAGTCGACTCGCATCAGCGCACCTCGATCCCCGGCCTGTTCGCAGCCGGAGACGTGGTGAAGGGGCTCGACCAGATCAGTCACGCGATGGGCGAAGCCGGCGTTGCCGCCACGACGATCCGCAACATGCTCGCCGAGCAGCGACCACTGCGGCGATAA
- a CDS encoding SDR family oxidoreductase gives MRFTDKSIIVTGAGSGIGRAAALLFAHEGGRVVVADKTEGADETAHLITQAGGTAKAIRIDAGLEEDVIRTIALACDSFGGLDVIFANAGISGGMANLFDTDVALITEVLRVNLIGPFLAIKYAAPRIAERGKGAIVLTASVAGIRSGAGSPAYSASKAGVINLAAVSAQQLTGSNVRVNAICPGLTETGMTKPVFDYAREANKMDRVGRLNPLHRGAQPEELAKVALFLASDDASYVNGQAIAVDGGLSSSHPVTRQEYGKTAA, from the coding sequence ATGCGCTTCACGGACAAATCCATCATCGTCACCGGCGCAGGCTCCGGCATAGGCCGCGCCGCCGCACTCCTGTTCGCGCACGAAGGGGGCAGGGTCGTCGTCGCCGACAAGACCGAGGGTGCGGACGAAACCGCGCACCTGATCACGCAGGCCGGCGGCACGGCAAAGGCGATCCGCATCGACGCCGGGCTCGAAGAGGACGTGATCCGCACGATCGCGCTCGCCTGCGACAGCTTCGGCGGGCTCGACGTGATCTTCGCCAATGCGGGTATTTCGGGCGGCATGGCGAACCTGTTCGACACCGACGTCGCGCTCATCACCGAAGTGCTGCGCGTCAACCTGATCGGTCCGTTCCTCGCGATCAAATACGCCGCGCCGCGCATCGCCGAGCGAGGGAAGGGCGCGATCGTCCTCACCGCCAGCGTCGCCGGGATCCGCTCGGGCGCCGGCTCGCCCGCCTATTCCGCGTCGAAGGCCGGCGTCATCAACCTAGCCGCCGTCTCGGCGCAACAACTCACCGGCTCGAACGTCCGCGTCAACGCGATCTGCCCCGGCCTGACGGAAACCGGCATGACCAAGCCCGTGTTCGACTACGCGCGCGAGGCGAACAAGATGGACCGCGTCGGCCGCCTCAACCCGCTCCACCGTGGCGCGCAGCCCGAGGAGCTCGCCAAGGTCGCGCTGTTCCTGGCCTCCGACGACGCGAGCTACGTCAACGGTCAGGCCATCGCGGTCGATGGCGGTCTCTCGTCGAGCCATCCCGTCACGCGGCAGGAATACGGCAAGACCGCCGCCTGA
- a CDS encoding septation protein A — MTPTKPPLSPGLRMAVDYGPLAIFFAVNFLTPGLPIVRVVAATTAFIIATIAAMIVSKLKTGHISPMLWLSGALIVVFGGLTIYFHDQRFIQMKPTIIYAMFAAILTFGLVTGRPLLQSLLATAYPGLSADGWRKLTRNWAVFFVFMAVLNEAVWRNTTWDFWVGFKLWGAIPLTLLFAFANIPMLLKHGLQTGDRAVTDLPPEG, encoded by the coding sequence GTGACCCCAACCAAGCCCCCCCTATCCCCCGGCCTCCGCATGGCGGTCGACTACGGCCCGCTCGCGATATTCTTCGCGGTGAACTTCCTGACCCCCGGCCTGCCGATCGTCCGCGTCGTCGCCGCGACCACCGCGTTCATCATCGCCACGATCGCCGCGATGATCGTGTCGAAGCTCAAGACCGGGCATATCTCGCCGATGCTGTGGCTGTCGGGCGCGCTGATCGTCGTGTTCGGCGGGCTAACGATCTATTTCCACGACCAGCGCTTCATCCAGATGAAGCCGACGATCATCTACGCCATGTTCGCGGCGATCCTGACGTTCGGGCTCGTCACCGGGCGCCCACTGCTCCAGTCGCTGCTCGCCACCGCTTACCCCGGTCTGTCCGCCGATGGCTGGCGCAAGCTGACGCGCAACTGGGCGGTGTTCTTCGTGTTCATGGCGGTGCTGAACGAGGCTGTGTGGCGCAACACGACCTGGGATTTCTGGGTCGGCTTCAAGCTCTGGGGCGCGATCCCGCTGACGCTGCTCTTCGCGTTTGCCAACATTCCGATGCTGCTCAAGCACGGATTGCAAACGGGCGACAGAGCCGTGACCGACCTGCCGCCCGAAGGGTAA
- the rimM gene encoding ribosome maturation factor RimM (Essential for efficient processing of 16S rRNA) yields the protein MPPTKASPPTTPPKAPTTLPVAIKAPRKADVTLAVVIGAHGIGGEVRLKVFAENFGSYKSFNNGALSLKSARNGNNGMIARFAEVADRNAAEAMRGTELTVPRSSLPPLEDGEYYHTDVIGLDVVSTDGEAIGRVVAIDNFGAGDVIEIERPAVDDKPGKRFMIPMRPEAVPEWDADRLIVEASFAAE from the coding sequence ATGCCACCAACCAAGGCGTCTCCGCCGACGACCCCGCCGAAGGCTCCGACGACACTCCCGGTCGCGATCAAGGCTCCGCGCAAGGCTGACGTGACGCTCGCCGTCGTCATCGGTGCGCACGGCATCGGTGGCGAAGTGCGGCTCAAGGTCTTCGCCGAGAATTTCGGCAGCTATAAGAGCTTCAACAATGGCGCGCTGTCGCTGAAGTCCGCGCGCAACGGTAACAACGGCATGATCGCGCGCTTCGCCGAGGTCGCCGATCGCAACGCTGCCGAGGCGATGCGCGGAACCGAGCTGACGGTGCCACGGTCGTCGCTGCCGCCGCTGGAAGACGGCGAATATTATCACACGGATGTGATTGGGCTCGATGTCGTCTCGACCGATGGCGAGGCGATCGGGCGCGTCGTTGCTATCGACAATTTCGGTGCGGGCGACGTGATCGAGATCGAACGCCCCGCTGTGGACGACAAGCCAGGCAAGCGCTTCATGATACCGATGCGCCCTGAAGCGGTTCCCGAATGGGATGCCGACCGGCTTATCGTCGAGGCTTCGTTCGCGGCTGAGTAA
- a CDS encoding EAL domain-containing protein produces MTVKSAATFSLRNISREFMTGAVTGAALLLFVGTAGTAIVKALAHWHGSDAVIDHGLVAALLLNAALILFGWFRYRALSEELSILSDAGRHAHALAQRDPLTGFLNRRSLSEDGAALFASTRRRGKAMAMLTIDIDHFKSVNDLHGYAVGDLLLAHVAETIAAIAPGTSLLARLGADEFACAFVFDSAHENVADRIAERMVAGLALPFRTNGVDIHTSVSIGIARSDRDCASVDALLRNADIALHAAKTAGRSRHAWFDTSMERSLQLRGELEAGLRSAIPAQEVVPYFEQQVDLTTGLITGFEVLARWEHPTRGMIAPDVFIPIAEETGLIGDLSLSIMRQAFAAARDWDAGLTLSVNVSPLQLRDAWLAQKIIKTLVETGFPASRLEIEITESALFDNLPLAQSIVGSLKNQGIRLALDDFGTGYSSLAHLRALPFDRIKIDKSFVSSILDNPESMAIVNTIVRLGDSLNLPTTAEGIEDAAIEERLRGMGCAKGQGYLYGRPLGAAQVRRLLAEKRLLAQRPDRSVPPPRGIAPRLAG; encoded by the coding sequence ATGACCGTAAAGTCGGCGGCGACATTTTCGCTCCGCAACATCAGTCGGGAATTCATGACCGGCGCCGTAACAGGCGCCGCGCTGCTTCTGTTCGTCGGCACCGCCGGCACTGCCATCGTCAAGGCGCTGGCACATTGGCACGGCAGCGATGCGGTAATCGATCACGGCCTGGTCGCGGCGCTGTTGTTGAATGCGGCGCTGATCCTGTTCGGCTGGTTCCGATATCGGGCACTATCGGAAGAACTGAGCATTCTGTCCGACGCCGGCCGCCATGCCCACGCGCTGGCGCAGCGCGATCCGCTCACCGGCTTCCTCAATCGCCGCAGCTTGTCTGAAGACGGCGCGGCACTGTTCGCCAGTACCCGCCGCCGCGGCAAGGCTATGGCCATGCTGACGATCGACATCGATCACTTCAAGAGCGTCAACGATCTGCACGGCTATGCGGTAGGCGACCTGTTGCTCGCTCATGTCGCGGAAACGATCGCAGCGATCGCGCCCGGTACCAGCCTGCTCGCTCGGCTGGGCGCAGATGAGTTCGCCTGCGCATTCGTCTTCGACTCCGCGCACGAGAACGTCGCCGACCGGATCGCCGAGCGCATGGTCGCTGGCCTCGCCTTGCCGTTCCGCACCAACGGCGTCGATATCCATACCAGCGTCTCGATCGGCATCGCCCGGTCCGATCGCGACTGCGCGTCGGTCGACGCCTTGCTGCGCAACGCCGACATCGCGCTCCACGCGGCCAAGACTGCCGGGCGCAGTCGCCATGCGTGGTTCGACACCTCGATGGAGCGATCGCTGCAACTCCGTGGCGAACTCGAAGCGGGTCTCCGCAGCGCGATCCCGGCGCAGGAGGTCGTTCCGTATTTCGAGCAGCAGGTCGACCTGACTACCGGCCTCATCACCGGTTTCGAGGTGCTGGCGCGCTGGGAACATCCGACGCGCGGCATGATCGCGCCCGACGTGTTCATCCCGATCGCGGAGGAAACCGGGCTGATCGGCGACCTGTCGCTATCGATCATGCGCCAGGCGTTCGCCGCCGCGCGGGATTGGGACGCCGGACTCACCTTATCAGTCAACGTATCGCCGCTGCAGTTGCGCGATGCGTGGCTCGCACAAAAGATCATCAAGACGCTGGTCGAGACGGGCTTTCCCGCCAGCCGGCTCGAGATCGAGATCACCGAGAGCGCGCTGTTCGACAATCTTCCCCTCGCGCAGTCGATCGTGGGCAGCCTGAAGAACCAGGGCATCCGCCTCGCGCTCGACGATTTCGGCACCGGCTATTCGAGCTTGGCGCATCTGCGCGCGCTGCCGTTCGACCGGATCAAGATTGACAAGAGCTTCGTCTCGTCGATCCTGGATAATCCGGAGAGCATGGCGATCGTGAATACGATCGTGCGGCTGGGGGACAGCCTCAACCTGCCGACGACCGCCGAGGGGATCGAGGACGCCGCGATCGAGGAGCGCCTGCGCGGCATGGGATGCGCGAAGGGCCAGGGGTATTTGTACGGGCGACCGCTCGGTGCGGCGCAGGTTCGGCGGCTGCTGGCGGAGAAGCGCTTGCTGGCCCAGCGCCCCGACCGGAGCGTGCCACCACCTCGCGGCATTGCGCCGCGGTTGGCGGGGTAA
- a CDS encoding SDR family oxidoreductase produces the protein MSQFDLTGMVAIVTGSSRGIGLASARELAEHGAKIVISSRKQDACDTVAAELNARHGDGTAIAIAANISDKAGLQNLVDETRAKFGRIDILVCNAASNPYYGPQAGIADDQFRKILDNNIVSNHWLIQMVAPEMLERRSGSIIIISSIGGLRGSPVIGAYCISKAADMQLARNLAVEFGPSNVRVNCIAPGLIKTDFARALWEDPQRIEAANTSVPLRRIGEPEEIAGAVVFLASSASNFMTGQTMVIDGGVTI, from the coding sequence ATGTCGCAGTTCGACCTGACCGGCATGGTCGCCATCGTCACGGGATCGTCGCGGGGCATCGGCCTCGCTTCCGCACGAGAGTTGGCCGAGCACGGCGCGAAGATCGTGATCTCAAGCCGCAAGCAGGACGCCTGCGACACCGTCGCGGCGGAACTCAACGCCAGGCATGGCGACGGCACCGCGATCGCCATCGCTGCCAACATCTCCGACAAGGCTGGCCTCCAGAACCTCGTCGACGAGACCCGCGCCAAGTTCGGCCGCATCGACATCCTCGTCTGCAACGCCGCCTCGAACCCCTATTACGGCCCACAAGCCGGCATCGCCGACGACCAGTTCCGGAAGATCCTCGACAACAACATCGTCTCCAACCACTGGCTGATCCAGATGGTCGCGCCCGAGATGCTGGAGCGCCGCAGTGGCAGCATAATTATCATCTCGTCGATCGGCGGCCTGCGCGGCTCGCCGGTGATCGGTGCCTATTGCATCAGCAAGGCCGCCGACATGCAGCTCGCCCGCAACCTCGCCGTCGAGTTCGGCCCGTCCAACGTCCGCGTGAACTGCATCGCGCCCGGTCTGATCAAGACCGACTTCGCGCGCGCCTTGTGGGAGGATCCGCAACGGATCGAGGCGGCGAACACCAGCGTGCCGCTCCGCCGGATCGGCGAGCCCGAGGAGATCGCTGGCGCGGTCGTCTTCCTGGCGTCGTCGGCAAGCAATTTCATGACCGGCCAGACGATGGTCATCGACGGCGGCGTCACGATCTAA
- the rpsP gene encoding 30S ribosomal protein S16 yields MAINIRLARGGSKKRPYYKIVVADARSPRDGRFIEKIGNYNPLLAKDNEQRVQLDADRAKHWLSVGAQPTDRVARFLDQAGVLERSARNNPNKGKPGEKATERAEERATKAAEAAEAEAAAKAAPAAEAEAPAATETEEAAS; encoded by the coding sequence ATGGCAATCAACATTCGCCTCGCGCGCGGTGGCTCCAAGAAGCGTCCTTACTACAAGATCGTCGTTGCCGATGCGCGTTCGCCGCGCGATGGCCGCTTCATCGAGAAGATCGGCAACTACAACCCGCTCCTCGCCAAGGACAACGAGCAGCGCGTGCAGCTCGACGCCGACCGCGCGAAGCATTGGCTGAGCGTCGGCGCGCAGCCGACCGACCGCGTCGCGCGCTTCCTCGACCAGGCTGGCGTGCTCGAGCGTTCGGCTCGAAACAACCCGAACAAGGGCAAGCCCGGCGAGAAGGCCACCGAGCGCGCTGAAGAGCGTGCGACCAAGGCGGCTGAAGCTGCCGAGGCTGAGGCCGCTGCGAAGGCTGCACCTGCTGCCGAAGCAGAAGCTCCTGCTGCTACCGAGACCGAAGAAGCCGCTTCGTAA